From the Chryseobacterium sp. G0201 genome, the window AGATCGAAAATGACACCATTTCGAAGAAGGAAAAAAATGAACTTCAGACTGCATTGGAAGAAAATTTAGTTCCGAAACCCAACTCAACAATATTAGGATTACGTCCGAAATTATACTTTTACAACATCGCCAAAGAACCTAAAAAAGACAAAGGTTTTAATTATTGGCTGAAATATAAAGTAGGTGAAAAACCTGTTTTATTGGGAGATGTAGATCGTGAATTTAATAAAGATATCATTCAGAATTACTCTGAAAACAAAGGATATTTTAATGCAAAAGCAACGTACGATACGGTTTCTAAAAATAAAAAAGCACAGGTAATTTATACCGTGAGACCTGGTGCAAGATATTTAATAAGTAACGTTAAGTTTCAGCAGGATTCTACACTTGTTAACAGAGAAATTCAAGCTTTAACAAATAAAACAATTTTAAAAGCCGGACAGCCTTTTGATCTTGATGTCATTAAAAGTGAAAGAGAACGTATTGACAGCGGTCTCAAAGAAAGAGGTTTTTATTATTTCAGTGGAGATAATATTATTGTTCAGGCAGACAGTACGGTGAGTAAAACCCATAAAGTGGAACTGAATGTGAAACTTAAGGAAGACACTCCGGATCTTGCAACAGAACAATTCAGTATTAATAATGTGATCGTTTTCCCATCTTACAATATTCAGGATGTAAAAAAAGGAAAATACAGCGTTCCGATGAATCCGGATTCGCTTTCAAAATATGCTTATGAGGACATTTATGTAATTGATCCTCAGCATAAATTTAAACCGAAAATTTTTGACAGAGCATTATATTTCAAAAAAGGAGACTTATATAATCGTTCCAATCATAATCTTACGTTGAACCGTTTGATCAGTTTGGGCGTATTTAAATTTGTGAAAAATGAGTTTGTAGTTTCAGATTCTTTAAATCATAAATTTGATGCGTATTATTTATTAACACCAAGGCAGATCCAATCACTTAGATTAGAAGCTTTAGGAAGAACAAACTCAGCAAATTACGCAGGTAGCGAATTAAACCTAAACTGGACGCACAGAAACTTCTTCAAAGGCGCAGAACAATTTAAAGCCGCTGTTTACGGAGCTTTTGATGTACAAATGGGGGGTCAGGAAAATGCAAAAAATATTTTTCGCGCCGGAGCTAATGTTCAACTTTCTATCCCAAGAATTGTTGCGCCGTTCCGTTTCAATTCTTCGAGTGCATTTGTTCCGAGAACCAATATAACCTTGGGCTATGAATTACTAAACCGTACAGAATTTTATAAGCTAAATAACTTTAATGCATCATTCGGGTATGTCTGGAAAGAAAATGCAAGGAAAGAACATGACTTAAAGGTAATTGATATCACTCTTGTTTCTCCTGCTAATGTAACTCAGGCATTTATTGACCAAGCAAAAACACCCGCGGCGTTAAGAGTAGTTGAAGAGCAGTTAATTTTCGGACCAACTTATACTTATACCTACACCAATACAATGCTTCCCAAAACCAATACGATCTATTATAAAGGGACGCTGGATCTTGCAGGAAATATTACAGGCTTGGTAACGGGAGCCAATGTAAAAAAAGATAAACAGAAAGAGATTTTCGGTGTACCATTCAGTCAATATGCAAAAATTGAAAATGATTTCAGGTTCTATCATAAATTTACGGAAAAGAGCTCATTTGCCACCAGATTTATTGGCGGGATCGCTTATCCTTATGGAAATTCAGAGTTTGTACCATTCTCTAAACAGTTTTTCTCAGGAGGAAGTAACAGTATCCGTGCCTTCCGTGCAAGAACTTTAGGACCGGGAAGTTTTGATCCTAGAACGATTCCACCAGATGCTTTGTTAGATCAGTCAGGTGATATTAAATTAGAATTAAATGCAGAATATCGTGCTAATCTTTATAAATTTTTAAATGTTGCCGCTTTTGTAGATGCAGGGAATATCTGGTTATTACATGATGATAAAGACAGACCTGGCGCCAAATTCTCAAAGGATTTTTTAAGCGAAGTTGCCGTCGGAGCCGGAGTTGGTCTAAGACTTGATTTCTCTATTCTGGTTTTAAGATTAGACTTAGCGATGCCGTTGAGAGTTCCTTATTATGAAAAAGGAAATCGTTGGGCATTTGACAGAATTAATTTTGGAGATCCAAGTTGGAGAAAAGATAATCTTGTATTGAATATCGCAATAGGATATCCTTTTTAAGTTTCTGATTTTTAATATTGATCTATTTAAACACAACTGTATGGTAAAAAACGTAAAATTTTTCTGGGAGGTTTTAAAAGAAACTTTCAATGAATGGAATAGCTCCAACGCATCAAGAGATTCTGCAAGTCTTGCTTATTATGCTATTTTTTCCATTCCCGGTTTGTTGATCATTATTATCTGGATCGCGGGTAACTTTTTCGGTGAAGAAGCTATTCGTGGTGAAATAAGCAACCAGATCAGCGGAATCATGGGAGCAGAAGTTTCAAAAAGTGTTGAAAGTATGATTGCCGGAGCTTTGATCGATAAGCAGAATATTTTCATGAAAATCGTGGGAATTGGTTCATTGGTTTTTGGTTCCACTACTCTATTTTTCCAGCTTCAACATTCATTGAACAGTCTTTGGGATGTACAATCTGCACCCAAAAAAGCTTTAATTAAATTTCTTTTAGACAGAGCCAATTCACTAGGAATGATCTTGATGATCGGGTTTTTATTAATGATAACCATGATTTTATCTTCATTGATAAGTGTTTTCAATAATATAATCACAAAATATTTTGGTTTTGAAACTTATGTATTAGTAGAATTAGTCAATTTCGGAATTGGGTTTGGATTGGTAATGCTGTTATTTGCATTAATGTTCAAGTTTCTCCCTGATGTACAAATCAGTTGGAGACCAGTTTGGAAAGGTGCTTTTTTAACGACTGTTTTATTTACATTAGGTAAATTTTTATTAAGTCTTTACTTTGGAAATTTCAAACCAACTTCCGCTTTCGGAACAGCTGGAACCGTAATTTTGATCATGATGTGGATTAATTATTCCTGTATGCTCGTATTCTTTGGAGCCGAATTTACAAAGGTTTATACCTATAAAAAAGGATATAAAATTATTCCATCAAAACACGCAAAATGGAGTGCTGCAAAATTATATGAAGCCAGTATAAAAAAAGAAACTCCTCAAATTTAAAAATAAAGCCTCCTGAAGATTATCAGGAGGCGTTATTTATATACCTTACTAAACATCCAATGAGTTAACGCCTACAATTATATAAACATTTAAAAATCAAATATTTATATTTTTACAATTAACACTTATTATATAAAAAAATAGCTATAATTAACACCTATTAACACTTTAATAAAGCAATTTCAGAATATCTTTTTTAGATTTGTTTCAATAATTTATAAAACATTATCAATAAACATTAATCTAAAATACTATTATGAACAAGAAAATTCTAAAATTACTAAGTTTTATTATCATATTGACAACGGTAAGTTGTAGAGAAGAACTGGAGAATGACTTGGTATCATCACCAGAAAAAACTCAATTAGCAGCAAAAGTTACTTCCGGGTTATATGAATCTCCAATGCCTTACAATATTAATGTTGTGTACTTCATTCCTTCAGATGGCGTTGCGCGTCCAGAATATGAAAGGAGGGTAAGTGAATTTATGCTTGCAGCTCAAGAATATTATCGTCAAAATATGTATAATTGGGGCTATGGAAACCGAAGTTTCGGGCTTTTAGTAAATCCTGCCACCAACCGGATAAAAATTAACATCATTAATGGAGCCTTACCAACAAGCTCATATCCTTATGCAGGAGGCGGAAATAAAATACAATCCGAAGTAAACACTTGGTTTGCAGCACATCCAGCCGACAAAACAAGTGATCATACTATTATTTTCACTTCAGTACCTACTCCTGAAACCGAAATTCCTTATTATGGCTTAGGCAAAACATGCTTTGTTGGTGATAATGAAGCGTGGGATTATCAATATTTTAACCAAAATACACCCCAAGGAACCAAAGCAAAATGGTATATGGGAGGATTTCTTCATGAGCTTGGACATGCACTTAATCTTCCTCACACCGCTCTGGCAAAAAGCCAGGTAAATACTCCCGGATACGGAACTTCATTGATGGGTACTGGCAATAGTACTTATGGCTATTCTTCTACGATTCTTGCGAGATCCAGCTGTGCTATTTTAAATAACTGTCAGGTATTTTCTACTACAGCAAAACCTACCGGTTATTTTTATGCGTCAGGTAAAAGCTTTGAAATTACGAGTATAACCAGCAGTTATTCTAATGAAAGAATCAATATATCCGGTACCTATACAGCCAATGCTCCTTTAAATGCTATTATTTCCTATTTTGTTCCCGGCAGTCCTTATTATGCTCCGTCTGGACTCGCCAGCTACACCACCAACACATTTTCCACTTATATAGATGTTGAAGATCTTTATTTTACGGACAGGGATTATACTTTTGCCCTACAGGCAACATTTTTGGATGGCACCGTTAAAGACGCTCAATATTTTAATTTCACATTTGTAAATGGAGTTCCCGATGTTCACTTCCAATTAGACCGCAGCAACTGGACCGTAAGTAGCAGCTCACAATACGCCGCTTATCCTGCAACTTACGCTATTGATGGTAATATTAATACCTATTGGCACTCCAATTATACTGCTGGTTCGGTGCAAACAGATCCAATTCCCGGGCAAGCGCAGAATTTCCCTTATTATTTTGATATTAATATGAATTCTATAAAAGGAATTGGCGGACTTTCTTTCATTCAGCACCAAGGATTGGTGAGAACAGGTAAAAATATAAGAGTCTGGACCAGACCAACGACTGCAGATGGATGGAAACTTCAAGGCAGCTATGTTCTGGAAAACATTAAAGACAGACAATATATTACATTTCCTCAGGAGGAAAACTGCAGATTTGTCCGTATCACTTTCGATAGCAGCTACGATGGCCAGCCTTATGTAGCAATACCGGAAATAGGTGCATTTGAATAAAATATTTTTTCAAAAATCATAAAAAACAAACCTTTTGTAACTTCAAAAGGTTTTTTTGTGTTTACAATTTATATTATATTTCTAAATCATCAATGTGTGATTTCAATATAACATATTCGCAATAAAAAACATTTATATGTAAATCTAAATAAATGCAAACACAAGCAAACACACACACAATAACCTATTAAACAGTTAATTATAAATAAATCACTAATAAATGTAGTTATATTATTAATAAAAAATATAGTTTATTTTTATTAATAATTCTTTTTAAATAAAATAAATTATTACATTTGCAGCATAATATAATTACAAGGAAGCTATTATTGAACAATTGTAATTATTAACTATTAAGATTGTATAATTAAAAAATTAAGATGAAAAA encodes:
- a CDS encoding BamA/TamA family outer membrane protein, which translates into the protein MKSKFNIYYKYLFASGFAAVSLSCSNTKYLKEGQMLYTGAEVKIENDTISKKEKNELQTALEENLVPKPNSTILGLRPKLYFYNIAKEPKKDKGFNYWLKYKVGEKPVLLGDVDREFNKDIIQNYSENKGYFNAKATYDTVSKNKKAQVIYTVRPGARYLISNVKFQQDSTLVNREIQALTNKTILKAGQPFDLDVIKSERERIDSGLKERGFYYFSGDNIIVQADSTVSKTHKVELNVKLKEDTPDLATEQFSINNVIVFPSYNIQDVKKGKYSVPMNPDSLSKYAYEDIYVIDPQHKFKPKIFDRALYFKKGDLYNRSNHNLTLNRLISLGVFKFVKNEFVVSDSLNHKFDAYYLLTPRQIQSLRLEALGRTNSANYAGSELNLNWTHRNFFKGAEQFKAAVYGAFDVQMGGQENAKNIFRAGANVQLSIPRIVAPFRFNSSSAFVPRTNITLGYELLNRTEFYKLNNFNASFGYVWKENARKEHDLKVIDITLVSPANVTQAFIDQAKTPAALRVVEEQLIFGPTYTYTYTNTMLPKTNTIYYKGTLDLAGNITGLVTGANVKKDKQKEIFGVPFSQYAKIENDFRFYHKFTEKSSFATRFIGGIAYPYGNSEFVPFSKQFFSGGSNSIRAFRARTLGPGSFDPRTIPPDALLDQSGDIKLELNAEYRANLYKFLNVAAFVDAGNIWLLHDDKDRPGAKFSKDFLSEVAVGAGVGLRLDFSILVLRLDLAMPLRVPYYEKGNRWAFDRINFGDPSWRKDNLVLNIAIGYPF
- a CDS encoding YihY/virulence factor BrkB family protein encodes the protein MVKNVKFFWEVLKETFNEWNSSNASRDSASLAYYAIFSIPGLLIIIIWIAGNFFGEEAIRGEISNQISGIMGAEVSKSVESMIAGALIDKQNIFMKIVGIGSLVFGSTTLFFQLQHSLNSLWDVQSAPKKALIKFLLDRANSLGMILMIGFLLMITMILSSLISVFNNIITKYFGFETYVLVELVNFGIGFGLVMLLFALMFKFLPDVQISWRPVWKGAFLTTVLFTLGKFLLSLYFGNFKPTSAFGTAGTVILIMMWINYSCMLVFFGAEFTKVYTYKKGYKIIPSKHAKWSAAKLYEASIKKETPQI
- a CDS encoding discoidin domain-containing protein; translated protein: MNKKILKLLSFIIILTTVSCREELENDLVSSPEKTQLAAKVTSGLYESPMPYNINVVYFIPSDGVARPEYERRVSEFMLAAQEYYRQNMYNWGYGNRSFGLLVNPATNRIKINIINGALPTSSYPYAGGGNKIQSEVNTWFAAHPADKTSDHTIIFTSVPTPETEIPYYGLGKTCFVGDNEAWDYQYFNQNTPQGTKAKWYMGGFLHELGHALNLPHTALAKSQVNTPGYGTSLMGTGNSTYGYSSTILARSSCAILNNCQVFSTTAKPTGYFYASGKSFEITSITSSYSNERINISGTYTANAPLNAIISYFVPGSPYYAPSGLASYTTNTFSTYIDVEDLYFTDRDYTFALQATFLDGTVKDAQYFNFTFVNGVPDVHFQLDRSNWTVSSSSQYAAYPATYAIDGNINTYWHSNYTAGSVQTDPIPGQAQNFPYYFDINMNSIKGIGGLSFIQHQGLVRTGKNIRVWTRPTTADGWKLQGSYVLENIKDRQYITFPQEENCRFVRITFDSSYDGQPYVAIPEIGAFE